GATCTGGCTGGGGAAGCCGGGGTTATGGGAATGCCTACAGTCATTGTATATAAAGATGGGCAGCCCTTGGAAAAGTTGGTTGGCTTACGTCCGATAGGAGCCTACCAAGGTGTATTGAACAAGGTTATTCAAGCATAGGGAAATAATTATAAAGATAATCTTAGGGAGACCCCATATTGTGGGGTCTTCTTTTGTATGCATGAATTATCCATCTTCGGTAAAAAATACGGTCACAGCTATAAAGGAGGGGTTAGGGGTGTGGAATGAGGTAATAGAATTAATTCCGAGTTGGGGTGTGATTTTCCAAGGGATTATGATTTTCTGTGTCCCTTTCTTCCTACTTCGTACAATAAGCTGGGCTAAAGCCAAAGAAGACAGGAAAACCACTAGAGCGGAAAAAGCTACTGGCAGTAAGGGTGGAGGGGTTCCTTACGGAGAAGCAGCATCTGGAAAAACAAGCCTATTAGAACGATCCCAGGAGCAGTCTAGCTCGGATGTAGTAACTAAGGATAAGGGAAAGAGAATCACTTATAGCGGCCACTTTGAGGATGATTTGCAGAAGTTTAAAGCGATCAGCGCCGATATGCATGATGTGAATGTAAGGGAGCTGCGAATCGGAAGCATAAAGACAAGAGCAGCGCTATTGTACGTAGACGGACTAACAGACAAAGACAAAATGGATCGGAATATATTGAAGCCGTTAATGAATGCGTATCAGCCATTTAAGGATATGAACTCGGTACCGGCAGCAAAGGATCTACAAGATATTCTCATCCATGAGATCCTGCTTATCTCGGAAGTGGGGCTTACGAATAATGCATACCTCTCTCTTCAGAAGGTGTTATTTGGATCTGCCGTGCTGCTTGTGGAGGGAATATCAGAGGCTTTTGTGCTCAGTAGTCCGAAGGGGGCTACAAGAGGGATAGAGGAGCCGGAATCTGAAGCAGTCCTGCGGGGCTCACGAAGTGGATTTAACGAGACCTTAAGCGACAACACGGCAATGCTGCGTAGACACGGGCAGAGTACAGAACTAGCTATGATTTCTTTTACTGTAGGAAAGAGAATGCAGAAGGAGCTCATCCTAACCTATATCAAGGATATTGCGAATGATGAACTTGTAGAAGAGGTCAAACGAAGAATTGAAACGATAGACTTAGATGATATTCAAGAATCTGGCTATGTTGAGCAATTAATCGAAGATAATAGCTACAGTCCTTTCCAGCAGATTCAAAATACAGAGAGACCGGACCGTGTAATGGCAGCACTCCTGGAAGGAAGAGTAGCCATTTTACTTGACGGTACACCCTTTGCATTGATTATGCCGGTAACCTTCGGGATGTTACTGCAATCGCCAGAGGATTATAATGATCGCTGGATGGTAGGCTCGCTGCTGCGCCTTTTACGTTTTTTTGCGGCAACGATATCACTGTTTGCCCCGGCACTATATATTTCCTTCCTCTCGTTCCAGCCGGGATTGATTCCCACTAAGCTAGCCATTTCTATTATTGCCTCTCGGCAAGGTGTTCCCTTCACTGTATTAATCGAAGCCTTGATTATGGAGACCTCGATTGAAATCTTACGGGAGGCTGGACTTCGCTTGCCTAAACCTATCGGTCCGGCAATGGGGATTGTCGGCGGTCTGATCATCGGTCAAGCTGCGGTGGAAGCTGGAATCGTGAGTCCAATCCTAGTCATTGTAGTATCAATTACGGCTGTTTCTTCCTTCTCTATGCCAATGTATAGTGCTGGGATGACGCTTCGTATGCTTCGATTTGCAGCTATGTTTTTTGTAGCAATCTTTGGATTATACGGAGTTGTACTGTTTTTTCTCTTGCTTAGTAGTCATTTAATTAAGCTGAAGAGTTTTGGTGTTCCTTATCTAGGTCTGGCAGTCCCAAATAAGATGGTGAATTGGAAGGATTTTATATTCCGTATGCCTTTTCAATTTCTAACAGGGCGACCTACGTTTTTGAAACCAAAGGACCCCTTGCGTAAAGGGTGAGAAGTTTAGGTAAAGGAGGAAGAGAACATGAGCGCCGAGGTAAAGGACCGAATTACTGCAGTTCAAGCGACGATCATTCTAGCCAATTATACGATTGCGGCAGGGGTACTTACGCTTCCTCGGACCATTGTAGAGGCCAGTGGTAGTCCAGATGTATGGATAAGTATTTTTTTAGGGGGAGCAATCTCTTTTCTGTTCGGATTGATCATCGTGAAACTTAGTCAAAGGTTCCCAGGCCAAACATTCTTTCAGTATATCGGGAAGATCATCGGCAAGCCACTCGGAATGGTTCTGTCAATAGGAGTCATTGGGTATTTTCTCAGTATCGCCGGCTTTGAGATACGTTCGGTGCAGGAGGTGACCTCTTTCTTTCTACTGGAAGGTACACCTCCGTGGGCTATTATGGCTGCTTTTATATGGATCGCCTTCTATTTATGCAGAGGAGGAATTAATGCGATCGGTAGCATGTGCAGACTCATTGTTCCGATTACCTGGACAGTGTTTCTAGGGGTTTGTCTGCTTAGTTTCGAAGTTTTCGACCTCAATAATCTACTTCCAGTACTTGGAGATGGTTTGGAACCCGTGTGGAAAGGGATCAAACCAACCATCCTAACCTTTACAGCTGGAGAAGCAATGTTGTTCGTTGTTGCTTTTATGGATAAGCCTCAAAAAGCAGTAAAGGTAATCATAGCTGGAACCTGTATATCGACGATATTTTATATCATGGCAGTTGTAGCGACCATAGGTGCCTTTTCTATAGATGGAGTTCTCACAAGAACCTGGCCGTTTCTCGATCTTGTACGAAGTTTTGAGGTGAACTATCTCATCTTTGAAAGATTTGAGTCGTTGTTGTTAGTGATATGGATTATGCAGATTTTTTGTACCTTTTGTATTGCAATTTATGCAGCGGCTTTAGGATTGTCCCAAGTGATCCATAAAAACTTCAAAAGTTGTTTGTTAGCTATTCTTCCGGTTATCTATGTAATTTCTAGAATTCCACCAAATGTGAATGCTCTGTTTGCTTTAGGAACAGGTATCGGTGATTCTATGCTTATTCTATTCGGATTGCTTCCGTTGCCATTGTTAATTATCACATACTTCCGGAGGGTTGCTTCATGAAAAAATGGAGGTTGTGGATCGTACTCACTGTACTATGTTCTCTGTTATCAGGCTGCTGGAGCAGCACACCGATTGAGGAATTAAACATGCAGATTGGTGTTGCACTGGACAGTGCGGAGGAGTCAGGAGGCGAGGAAGTAGCTAATCCGGAAGGTGGGAGCCATAAGAAGCCTGAAAAAATAATAAGTACCTATCAATTTACGATTCCACAAGGATCGGGAGGCGCCGTCATGAAGTCTTCTGCCAGTTCATCCTCCTTTAAGAATTACTATAATATGAGTGAAACTAGCGATTCTATCTTTGAAGCGCTACGGCAGCTTTCACTGCGTACTAGACGCACTCCGATAGGCCATCACCTAAAGGTCATTGTGATTAGTGAAAAACTCGCGCGTTCCAATAATCTTACTAAACTAATAGATTTCTTTACTCGGGATAATGATATCCGTCCGAGTGTTATGTTATTTGTCAGCAAGGGAATGGCCAAGGATGTATTGGAAAATGCACTGCCGGGTCAGACACCTGCATTTGTACTTGAAGGGATATTCAATAACAGAGACCGTAATATGGGGATATGGGAGCCGGTAACTTTGGCAAAAGTAGTTGGCCCGTTGCAAGCAAAGAAAAGCTTCTTATTGCAAAATGTTATTCCTATTCATAATGAGACAAAGCTATCAGGAGCAGGTGTAATCAACGGGGAAACGGGAAAGCTTGTTGGCTTTTTGGATCAGTCGGAGTTGGAGGGGATGGCCTGGCTGACCGGGAAGGGGCTGGGAGGAGTGCTTAAGACGTATAATCCGGATAACAATGACCTCTTAACCTATGAGGTGAAATCCATGCATAGCAAGATCAAAGCCAGTGTGAATAATGGTCAAATCTCTTTTACCGTGAAAATAAAATCTACAGGTAGATATGCTGAGGTCTTTGCCGAGAAACCGAAGA
This Paenibacillus sp. FSL R5-0345 DNA region includes the following protein-coding sequences:
- a CDS encoding Ger(x)C family spore germination protein produces the protein MKKWRLWIVLTVLCSLLSGCWSSTPIEELNMQIGVALDSAEESGGEEVANPEGGSHKKPEKIISTYQFTIPQGSGGAVMKSSASSSSFKNYYNMSETSDSIFEALRQLSLRTRRTPIGHHLKVIVISEKLARSNNLTKLIDFFTRDNDIRPSVMLFVSKGMAKDVLENALPGQTPAFVLEGIFNNRDRNMGIWEPVTLAKVVGPLQAKKSFLLQNVIPIHNETKLSGAGVINGETGKLVGFLDQSELEGMAWLTGKGLGGVLKTYNPDNNDLLTYEVKSMHSKIKASVNNGQISFTVKIKSTGRYAEVFAEKPKKLHDGIVKKDKALLQNRVLELVQTTVTKMQKELHTEAAGFGTSLHNQHPAVWRSVKDNWDETFSKIPITYEINLNIEEYGASDTTAE
- a CDS encoding spore germination protein: MWNEVIELIPSWGVIFQGIMIFCVPFFLLRTISWAKAKEDRKTTRAEKATGSKGGGVPYGEAASGKTSLLERSQEQSSSDVVTKDKGKRITYSGHFEDDLQKFKAISADMHDVNVRELRIGSIKTRAALLYVDGLTDKDKMDRNILKPLMNAYQPFKDMNSVPAAKDLQDILIHEILLISEVGLTNNAYLSLQKVLFGSAVLLVEGISEAFVLSSPKGATRGIEEPESEAVLRGSRSGFNETLSDNTAMLRRHGQSTELAMISFTVGKRMQKELILTYIKDIANDELVEEVKRRIETIDLDDIQESGYVEQLIEDNSYSPFQQIQNTERPDRVMAALLEGRVAILLDGTPFALIMPVTFGMLLQSPEDYNDRWMVGSLLRLLRFFAATISLFAPALYISFLSFQPGLIPTKLAISIIASRQGVPFTVLIEALIMETSIEILREAGLRLPKPIGPAMGIVGGLIIGQAAVEAGIVSPILVIVVSITAVSSFSMPMYSAGMTLRMLRFAAMFFVAIFGLYGVVLFFLLLSSHLIKLKSFGVPYLGLAVPNKMVNWKDFIFRMPFQFLTGRPTFLKPKDPLRKG
- a CDS encoding GerAB/ArcD/ProY family transporter, translated to MSAEVKDRITAVQATIILANYTIAAGVLTLPRTIVEASGSPDVWISIFLGGAISFLFGLIIVKLSQRFPGQTFFQYIGKIIGKPLGMVLSIGVIGYFLSIAGFEIRSVQEVTSFFLLEGTPPWAIMAAFIWIAFYLCRGGINAIGSMCRLIVPITWTVFLGVCLLSFEVFDLNNLLPVLGDGLEPVWKGIKPTILTFTAGEAMLFVVAFMDKPQKAVKVIIAGTCISTIFYIMAVVATIGAFSIDGVLTRTWPFLDLVRSFEVNYLIFERFESLLLVIWIMQIFCTFCIAIYAAALGLSQVIHKNFKSCLLAILPVIYVISRIPPNVNALFALGTGIGDSMLILFGLLPLPLLIITYFRRVAS